The nucleotide window TGTAAAATTATTAGAAACACACCACTTCTTATATTTTTAAACTTAATTGATTTTGGTAACTTTATTTCTAAAAGAATAGAAAACGCTTTACTTAAAAAGACTATTTGTAGTGAAATTGAAGATTTTGAGTTTTTTGCAAAAAGTAGGCTTTCAAACTATAAAGAAGAAGTAGTCGTTGAAGGACACTTTCATCAAGGTAAAACTTTCAAAAATGAAAAGCAAACATATGTAAATGTCCCATCATTGTGTTGTAGTAAAAAGTATATGATGTTTGATGGAGAGTTTAAAGGAGTAAATATATGATTAATGAAAGTACAATTATGACTTTTCTTATGATTATTGCAGTAATTATTGTAGTTTTATTAGTTATTATTATCATACTAATAACACAACAAAAACCTGATAAAAAGAGTAAAAAAAGGCATAAAATGAGTACTTCGTACCATAAAATTAATATGCCAAATACAATGAAACTTTATTTGCCCCAAACAATTGAAAAAATGTCAAAAAAAGAAGTTTTAGGAATTACAAAAAAAGTATATGAATCTTATAAAATTTTTGATTATAAAAAAATGGATTTATTTGAATTAGATAAAAAAGAGTGGCATACTTGGCAAATATCATTTTTATTTATGATGTATAAACAAGAGCAAGAGTTTTTTATACCAAATCAAGATGAGATATTTCATCCTTTCTTAATCAAAGCCTCTGCAAATGATATGAAAAGTTTTGTAAAAGGATTAATAAAAAAATATGAAAACCATGTTGATATCTCTTTGAGTAAAGACAGTTTGTGTAAAGAATATCTGTGGTCAAATAAAGATATCTCTATACTTTTTTACTTTTTGGCAAACTATAAAAACTATTAAAAGGATATATTATCGCACAATTTAAAGTTAATAGTGAATATGAACCAGCAGGAGATCAGCCAGAAGCCATTGATTCAATCAGTAAATCAATCTTAAATGGTAATAGATACACTACGTTAGAAGGAGTTACTGGCTCTGGTAAAACCTACACTATGGCTAAGGTTATTGAAAAGACTCAAAGACCAACACTTATTATGACTCATAATAAAACCTTAGCTGCACAGTTATACTCTGAGTTTAGACAATTCTTTCCCAACAATCACGTTGAATATTTTATTTCTTATTATGATTATTATCAACCAGAAGCATATATTCCAAGAACCGATCTTTTTATAGAAAAAGATTCATCAATTAATAGTGAACTTGAAAGATTAAGGCTTAGTACAACGGCATCACTTCTTAGTTTTGATGATGTTATTGTTATTGCATCAGTTTCAGCTAATTATGGTTTAGGTAATCCTAATGAGTATAAAGCAATGGTTCAAAGAATTGAAGTTGGGTTTGAATATTCTCAAAGAGAATTTTTACTTAAACTTGTAGAGATGGGATATAAAAGAAATGATTCATTTTTTGATAGGGCTGACTTTAGAGTAAATGGAGATGTAATTGATATTTTTCCAGCATATTATGAAGATGAGTATATTAGAGTTGAATTTTTTGGTGATGAAGTAGAAACTATTACTAGACATGAATATTTAACAAATGAAAAAACAAAAGAGTTAGAAGAAGCTATTATTTATTCTGTTAATCCTTTTGTTGTAACAAGTGAAAACTTAGGACGAGCAGTAAAACAAATAGAAGAAGAGTTAGATGAGAGACTTGATTATTTTACAAAAGAAGATAAGTTAGTTGAATATCAAAGACTAAAACAAAGAGTAGAGTTTGATTTAGAGATGATTGAAGGTACAGGTATGTGTAAGGGTATTGAAAACTATGCAAGACACTTAACTGGACTTGAGCCTGGACAAACTCCTTATTCTCTTATGGATTATTTTGAACAAATGGGTAAAGACTTTTTACTAATTGTCGATGAATCTCATGTTTCACTTCCTCAATTTAGAGGAATGCATGCAGCAGATAGAAGTAGAAAAGAAGTACTTGTAGATTACGGATTTAGACTTCCTAGTGCTTTAGATAATAGACCTTTAAAATTTGATGAATTTATAAATAAAGCTCCTTCATATCTTTTTGTATCTGCAACACCTTCTGATCTTGAAATAGAAAAAAGTGATGTAGTAGCAAAACAGATTATTAGACCAACAGGACTTTTAGATCCAATTATTCAAATAGAAGATAGTGAATATCAAGTAGAGAAACTACATGATGAAATTAAAAAAACGGTTGAAAAGAATGAAAGAGTTTTAGTAACAGTTCTTACTAAAAAGATGGCAGAAGAGTTAACTTCTTATTATTCTGATCTAGGAATGAAAGTTAAATATATGCACTCTGATATTGATGCAATTGAGAGAAATCAAATCATTAGAGAACTTAGAGTTGGAGAGTTTGATGTTTTAGTAGGTATTAACTTACTTAGAGAAGGACTAGATATTCCAGAAACTTCACTTGTAGCTATTTTAGATGCAGATAAAGAAGGATTCTTAAGAAGTAGAACCTCTTTAGTTCAAACAATGGGACGAGCTGCAAGAAACCAAAATGGTAAAGTAATACTTTTTGCTAAAAAAATAACTGATTCAATGCAGTATGCAATTGATTTAACAAATGAAAGAAGAGCAATACAAGAAGAGTTTAATAAGAAGCATGGAATAACTCCTAAAACAACAAAAAGATCAATAGATGAAAATCTAAAGCTTGAAGAGTATGATGATGTAGCTTGGAAAAAAGAAAAACTACAAAAAATGCCAGCAGCTGAAAGAAAGAAAATCTTAATTGAATTAAATAAAAAGATGCAAAAAGCTGCAAAAGATTTAAACTTTGAAGAAGCAATTAGATTGCGTGATGAGATTGAAAAATTAAAAAAGGCGTAAGGGAAATATTTTGCCAAGACTTAAAAAAGCAACAAAAGAAGAGATTCAAATAATAAAAGAAGCATTCCAAGAAAAATATTCAGGTGCAGTTACTGAATTAAATTATAAAAATGATTATGAACTATTAATAGCAATTATTTTATCTGCTCAATGTACAGATAAAAGAGTAAATATTATTACACCTGCACTTTTTGAAAAGTATCCTTCTGTTTTTGAACTAGCAGATGCAGATCTTGAAGATGTAAAAGAGTTACTTAAAACTTGTTCATTTTTTAATAATAAAGCAAAAAATATCATAAAGATGGCACAAAGTGTTATTGCAAACTATGATGGAGATATTCCACATAATCAAAAAGAGCTTATTAAACTTGCTGGTGTTGGAAATAAAACAGCAAATGTATTTATGATTGAGTTTGAAGGTGCAAATTTAATGGCTGTTGATACTCATGTTTTTAGAGTTTCTCATAGACTTGGACTTTCATATGAAAAAACGGTTGAAAAGACTGAATTAGAATTAGTAAAGAAACTAAAAGATGATTTACATATTTTTCATCAAGCTATGGTGTTATTTGGAAGATATACATGTAAAGCACTAAGTCCAGATTGTGATAACTGTTTATTTCCACATGTATGTAAAACAAAAAAATCCTTTAAACCTCAATAATAAAAGAAAAAATTAGTTTTTTAATTTTATTTACAAATTTTATTATTACTGTTATTATTAATTAGTTAAAAAAAGGAGTTGATTATGAAAACAGTTACAAAAGTTGATTCAATTAGATTAGCTCATCACTTTAAGAAAGATTCGATTAATATTTATTATGTTGATAAACCATATGGTGAATTTAGTGATTCTATAGTTAAAATTGAGATTTTAGAAAATGATAGAATAACAGGACAAGTTGAAGTTCCATATGAAAATATCGATAGTATAATTGATAATCTAACTAAAGTAAAAGAAAAATTCGATAAGAATCCAAAAACAGAAGATTTACATGATGAATTAGCTGCAAATGTTGGAGGAGGTCAATAAACTATTTTTAGATAAACTTTTCTAAAAATAGGCTTTTGATATGAGAATTTAAGCCATTTGAATTAAACATTATAATTTCTCTATAAAATCTTTGTAGATTTTTATCTATTAAAATAGATTTACCACCATTTAAAATCATTGCCGTTGTAATAATATCTTGAATTGTTGTAAATAAGTCTATTCTTATTTGATCTAAATAAGCTGGATTTTCTGTTTTAATAAAAGTATCTTTTAATTTATTTATTCTTTTTTTAGACTCTTTTTTTAATTTTTCATTATCAATATTTTTCATTGCACCTAATGCAATTCCATAAAGGGCATAATGAATAGTTTTTGATAAAGATTTATTTTTTGTATAGTGTCCTATTTCATGGGATGATACTATATTCTCTTCTTTTATAAAAAAATCATCTAATTTTATATTTACTGTATTTAAAGAGTAGCCTACAAAAGTTTCTGGAGTTTCAAGAATATTGAAACCTTTTTTCTTTTTAAAGCTAGCAATTGCTTCGTACTCTTTATTGTCGTAGTGAAATCCAATTAAAAGTTTATCAAAGATTTTATAGCCACTAGCCCAAGTAAGATGTCCATTTAGTTTATATCCATCTTTACATTTTTTAGCATTTATTACAGTTTTATTATCTCTTAAGTGATTTATTGAAATACCACATTTTTTATTAAAAAAATGCTCTTTTCTTTTGAAGTCATTTTTTGTCATAATTGAATTTGCTGCAAGTATTTGAATTGCTAAAAAAGACAAAGACCCAGAATAGGGTGTTATTTTCCTAAATAATCTAAACTTTAATAATTCAGGGTTTTTTATAGAATATTTATGGAAAGAAAAGAGTTCATTTTCATAGGCTATATCAAATGCTTTTTTTAATGTTTTATAATCATTATCCATTTTATGCAAAGGAAGATTTTTAAGTTGATTTGTTGTTTTCTTTATATTTCTTAAAAATGTTTTTTCCAATGACATTTTCTATTTCTTTGTGCATTTTTCATTAAGATTATCAAAATTTTCAAAAACAAACTCATCTTCTATTTTTACTGCTTTTACATTTTTTACACTACAAAGATATTCTTCTCCTGCTTTTAAAGTGATAAAATCAAAATCATAAATAAAGTTAGTTTTTGAAGAAACCGTTTTATTATTTAGTCTTTCAAATGTGAATTTTGAGATTTTAACATTGTGTGTATTCTCATATTTTGTTTTAAAAATCTCTGGAACTTCTTGCTTTTTATCTTCTATTAAAACATAAGTTAGAATACCACTTAAAACTAAAACAGTAATTAAAATAGCAAACTCTTTTCCTTCAAACTTTCCATTTACTTTATATATTATATAAGCTACTAAAATTATAAATAAAATCGCTATTAACATTATTTGCATGATTAGTTTCCTTGTAGTCTTTTTTTAAATTCACTAGGACTTAAATATTTATTTGAAGAAGATGAAGTTTTAGCTGATCTATCTATAGAACTAGAAATTGGTTTTGCTGTTTTATATTGTCTATTCGTTGAGATATTATTTATAAGACCATCTTTTAAATTATCTAAAATATGCATAACTGTTTTTAAATTTTTTTCATCAATATCAAGTGTAATTTTAGCCATAAAAATCCTTTGTGGAAGTATATCATAAAACAAAATAAAAAAAGTTTCAACTCTTTTCTTAAAACTATATAAATTTTAACAATTAATTAACAGTAGAAAATTAGAATAATAAAAAATATAAAGGACGTTTAATGAAAAAGATTATTTCTTTATCTATGGCTTGTACATTTTCTTTATTAGCTAATGACACAATAGATTTACCATCACTTGAAGTTTCTGAAAAGGTAAATAAAAAAGTTGTAAATAATATTAGTAGTGAACAAATAAAATCAGCTGACTTAGCTGAAACTCTTACTAAAAAAGTTCCTTCTATTAGTTTAGTAAGAAGAAGTGGTATTGCAAATGATATTATCTTAAGAGGAGCGAAAAAAGATAATATTAATGTTTTGATAGATAATAGCAAAATCTATGGTGCTTGTCCAAATAGGATGGATCCTACTACTTCTCATGTTTTAACAAATAACATTGAAAGTGTAGAAGTTATTGAAGGACCATATGATGTTGAGAACTTTGGTACTTTAAGTGGTTTAGTAAAAGTTAAAACAAAGCAAGTAAGTGAAAAACTAAATGGCGATATTAATCTAGGTGTGGGTAGTTATGGTTATAAAAAAGCTTCATTTACAGTTAGTGGAGGAAATGAATATGTAAAACTATTATTATCAGCTTCAAAAGAAGAATCAGACCAATATGAAGATGGTGATGGCAATGATTTTTTACAGCAACAAATTGAAAAAAATGTTCCATTCTCAAATAGATATAAAAGTGATGATATTGAAGCCTATGAAAAAGAGACTATCCTTACAAAGGCGATTTTTAATATAGATGATTCTTCTGATATAACAGTATCATATACAGCAAATAGAAGTGATAATGTTTTATATCCAAATACTCCAATGGATGCAGATTATGATGATTCAGATATTTATACCTTTGATTATACTAAAAGAAATTTAGGTGAATATTCAAAAGAGTTAAACTTAGAATACTACTATTCAAAAGTTGATCACCCAATGAGTACAGCTTTAAGAAATAGAACAAACGGTATGATGGCTCCTATGGCAGTAATGACTAACCATATGAAATCTTCAATTTGGGGTGCAAAACTAAAAAATAAGCTTGATGTTGCTAATGGTGAGTTATTAGTTGGACTTGATACAAGTACAAGAAACTGGAGAGGTAGAATGTATAACTCTACAGGTACAATGAATAGTATATCATTATCATCAACTGATACAAGAAATATTGCTATGTTTTCTACTTTTAAAAAATCATTTGGAGCACTTGATTTAGAAGTAGGTGCTAGATATGATGATACTAATATTGATGTTACTGATTCATCGAAAACTGATAGAGACTATAATGAGTTAAATGGCTATATCTTCTCTATTTATAATCTTGATGAAGATACTAAAGTTTTTGCTAGCTTTGGTAAATCTTCAAGGGTTCCAGATGCAAGAGAGTTATATTATAGCTCAACTAATCATGATTTAGAGGCTACAAAAAACTATGAAATTGATTTAGGTTTTGAAAAGACAATGGGAGATTTTAATATAAAAAGTAAACTATTTTATTCAAAACTTGATGATTATATTTATAATATGGGAGCAGGAGTTTTTGAGAATATTGATGCAAAAATTTATGGTGCAAGTGTAAACGGGTACTATTTATTAAATGATGAGTTTATTTTAGATTATGGTCTTGCCTATCAAAGGGGTAAAAAAGATGGAAATTATGCAGATAAAGATTTAGCAGAAATCCCACCATTAAAAATGAACTTAAGTTTAACATATCAAAAAGATGTATCTAAATTTACTACAGAACTTGTTGCAGTTGATAACTGGAATGAATATGATAGTTCAGCCAATGAACAAGAATTGGATGGATATGCTGTTGTTAATATGAAGTATGATAGAGATTTAAATAAAAATTTTATTTTAACACTTGGTGTTGATAATTTATTTGATAAAACATATGCTTCTACAAACACTTATCAAGATATTAAATATATTGCTACTTCAGGGGAACAAACTCTTATAAATGATCCAGGAAGATATTTTTATGTAAATCTAAAATATACTTTTTAAACTAAGAAGGTTTACTTCTTAGTTTAATCAAAATCAAAATTAGCTAGTCTCATAAGTGTAGTACTAGCTGGTTTTATTAGTTTATCATTAAAGTCATAATAGACATTATGACAAGGTTTTTGATGTTTTTCTACTCCATCATCACTTCCAATAAGTGCAAAGGCTCCAGGAATTGTATTTAAATAATAACTAAAATCTTCACTAGCCATAATAGGCGTAGGAATACTACTTTGCCAGTTTTCACCAAGAGTTTGTTTTAAAGCTTCTCTCATCATAGAAGCTTGTATTTCATGATTTATTGTAGCTTGATATCTATCTCTTAATTCAATTTCAACTTCTACATTATAAGCTTTTGCAACATCTTTAGTGATTTTTTCTATTTGTTCAAAAACAAATTGTTTTAGCTCAATTGTAGGAACTCTAATACTTCCTTCTATTTTTGCATTATCAGGAATAGTAGTAAGCTCACCTCTTGCATCTACAGAAGTAACTGAAACAACAACACTATCTTGAGGTGCAATTTGCCTTGCAACAATTTGTTGTAAGGCTATTGTAATAGCACTTGAAGCTAAAACTGGGTCTTTACAAAGTTCAGGTTGAGAAGAGTGTCCGCCTCGTCCTTTAACATCAATATGAAAAGTTCCATTTCCAGCCATAACTGTACCATTTGGACAAACTGCTTGACCAAATTTTATAGCTGGCCAATTGTGCCAACCAAATATCATATCAACACCTTCTAGACAACCTTCTTCAATCATCTTTTTAGCTCCATGTCCTCCTTCTTCAGCAGGTTGGAAAACTAATGATACTGGATTTGGAAGTTTATCTTCATTTTGTTTTAACCATATTGCAGTTGCAATTAATGTTGCAGTATGTCCATCATGACCACAAGCATGCATGCACTGTGGCTTTTGTGATTTATATGATACGTCAGTTTTTTCTTCTAAAGGTAGGGCATCAATATCTCCTCTTAAGGCGATATGAGGTCCCTTTTTATCTTGGGCAAGTAAACCAACTGTCCCTGTATTTGCATATGTTTTATAAGGAATATCATGTTGTTCTAAAATATCACGGATATTTTTTGAAGTATTAGTTTCTTCCCATTTTAATTCAGGGTTTTTATGTAAATTATGTCTAAAATTTATTGCATAATCTATTACTTCATCAAAACTTTTATACATAATAACTCCTTTAAATATTATTTTATAAACAGTTTTCTAGGAAAATCAGATAGTGTTTCTGCTCCATTTTCTGTAATTAAAATACTCTCTGTAATTTCCATTCCCCAGTCATCTTGCCAAATTCCTGGCATAAAGTGGAATGTCATACCTTCTTCTAAAACTGTTAAGTCTGAAGCTCTTAAACTACAAGTTCTTTCACCCCAGTCAGGTGGATAACTAACTCCAATAGGATAACCACACCTTGCATCATTTCTATCTATTCCAAATTTTTTCATTACTCTATCTACAGCATTTGCTATATCACAAGTTCTATTTCCAGGTTTTGCTTCTTCTAATCCTGCATAAATAGCTTCTTGTAAAGCTTTTTCTGCATCAAGAAATTTTTGTTCAGGTTTTCCCATAAAAATAGTTCTTGACATTGGAGCATGGTACCTTTTATAGCATCCTGATATTTCAAAAAAAGTCGCTTCTTTCTTTTTAAAAGGTCGATCATCCCATGTAATATGAGAAGCAGATGCATCAGGACCTGAAGGAAGTAGGGGAACAATTGATGGATAATCCCCTCCAAATCCGTCAACTCCTTCTATAGCAGTTTCATAGATTTGTGATACAACATGACTTTTAGGAATACCTACTCTTACAATATCAAGTACTCTTTGATGTATTTTTTGAGTAATTTTTCCTGCAATCTTCATGTACTCAATCTCTTTTTTACTCTTTTTACCCCTTGCCCAATTTACTAAGTTATTTGCATTTATAAAACTTGCATTTGGAAGAGTTGCTATTAATCTAAAGTGTGCTTCTGCAGAATAATAATAGTTGTCTCTTTCTGTTGCAATATTTAGTTTTCCCCAGCCTTTTTTATTTATAATATTTTCTCCAATCCAAGTCATTGGGTGTTCATCTAAATTTTGTACATACTTTTCAGGATAACCATATAGATTCTCTTCTTTCATATAACATTTAATTAAGGCTGCATTTTTATCCATAAGTCTTCCAAACCAAATTGGTTCTTCTTCATCAAGTGAGATTATTACTCCTTGATGAACATAAAAAGACCAACCATCATACCCTGTAAGCCAGTTCATATTTCCAGGGTCAGTAGCAAGTAAAACATCAATTCTTCTTTGTTGCATCATTGCTTTTACTTTTCTAATTCTTTGAATATACTCTTTTTTTGTAAAAGGTAATTTTGCTTGCATAGTTTTTCCTTTTATTCTCAGTCTATTTCGCTGGACCTACCCACACTTGTTGTGTATTTACAAACATTTTAATACCATGTGGTCCTAACTCTTTTCCAAGTCCAGATTTTTTTACACCACCACTTGGAAGTCTAGGATCTGATTTAACAATCCCATTTACAGAAACTTGTCCTGTAACAATTTTTCCTGCTAATTTTTTACCTTTTTCAACATCTCCTGTCCAAATTGAACCACCAAGACCATATTCTGTATCATTAGCAATTTTTATTGCATCTTTTTCATCTTTTGCTTTTATTACTGCTGCAATTGGACCAAATGTTTCTTGGCATGATACTACCATTCCAGGATTTACATCTGCTAGCATTGTAACTGGGAAAAAGAAGCCTTGACCTTCATGTCTTTGACCTCCTAAAACAAGTCTTGCTCCAGCTTGAACAGATCTATCTACTTGATTGTGCATCTCTTCAACAAGTTCACGTCTTGCTATTGGTCCAATAGTAGTTGATTCATCTTTTGGATCACCAAGTTTTAATTTCTCAAATCTTGTTTTTAATAGCTCAATAAACTCTTCATATATAGGTTCTTCTACAATAATTCTTTTTGCTGCAATACAAGATTGTCCTGCATTGATATATCTTGAAAGTACAATAGTATCAGCAGCTTTTTCTAAATCAGTAGTATCTGCTAAAACAATAGCCGGATCACTTCCTCCTAATTCTAAAACAACTGGTTTTATTTCACTTCCTGCAATAGCTCCAACGCTTGCACCAGCTTTTGAAGAACCTGTTAAAGAAACTCCTTTTACAATAGGATTTCTAATAACTGACTCTAGGCTTTCATGCCCAATTACTAAGTTTTGTACTAAGTTTTTAGGAGCACCAGCTTTTTCAAAGGCTTCAACAATTTTAACTGCACAAAGTGGAGTGTGAGAATCATGCTTCATAACACAAGCATTACCAGACATAAGTGCAGGAGCTAAATATCTAA belongs to Arcobacter sp. CECT 8983 and includes:
- the uvrB gene encoding excinuclease ABC subunit UvrB — protein: MAQFKVNSEYEPAGDQPEAIDSISKSILNGNRYTTLEGVTGSGKTYTMAKVIEKTQRPTLIMTHNKTLAAQLYSEFRQFFPNNHVEYFISYYDYYQPEAYIPRTDLFIEKDSSINSELERLRLSTTASLLSFDDVIVIASVSANYGLGNPNEYKAMVQRIEVGFEYSQREFLLKLVEMGYKRNDSFFDRADFRVNGDVIDIFPAYYEDEYIRVEFFGDEVETITRHEYLTNEKTKELEEAIIYSVNPFVVTSENLGRAVKQIEEELDERLDYFTKEDKLVEYQRLKQRVEFDLEMIEGTGMCKGIENYARHLTGLEPGQTPYSLMDYFEQMGKDFLLIVDESHVSLPQFRGMHAADRSRKEVLVDYGFRLPSALDNRPLKFDEFINKAPSYLFVSATPSDLEIEKSDVVAKQIIRPTGLLDPIIQIEDSEYQVEKLHDEIKKTVEKNERVLVTVLTKKMAEELTSYYSDLGMKVKYMHSDIDAIERNQIIRELRVGEFDVLVGINLLREGLDIPETSLVAILDADKEGFLRSRTSLVQTMGRAARNQNGKVILFAKKITDSMQYAIDLTNERRAIQEEFNKKHGITPKTTKRSIDENLKLEEYDDVAWKKEKLQKMPAAERKKILIELNKKMQKAAKDLNFEEAIRLRDEIEKLKKA
- the nth gene encoding endonuclease III; its protein translation is MPRLKKATKEEIQIIKEAFQEKYSGAVTELNYKNDYELLIAIILSAQCTDKRVNIITPALFEKYPSVFELADADLEDVKELLKTCSFFNNKAKNIIKMAQSVIANYDGDIPHNQKELIKLAGVGNKTANVFMIEFEGANLMAVDTHVFRVSHRLGLSYEKTVEKTELELVKKLKDDLHIFHQAMVLFGRYTCKALSPDCDNCLFPHVCKTKKSFKPQ
- a CDS encoding TonB-dependent siderophore receptor — protein: MKKIISLSMACTFSLLANDTIDLPSLEVSEKVNKKVVNNISSEQIKSADLAETLTKKVPSISLVRRSGIANDIILRGAKKDNINVLIDNSKIYGACPNRMDPTTSHVLTNNIESVEVIEGPYDVENFGTLSGLVKVKTKQVSEKLNGDINLGVGSYGYKKASFTVSGGNEYVKLLLSASKEESDQYEDGDGNDFLQQQIEKNVPFSNRYKSDDIEAYEKETILTKAIFNIDDSSDITVSYTANRSDNVLYPNTPMDADYDDSDIYTFDYTKRNLGEYSKELNLEYYYSKVDHPMSTALRNRTNGMMAPMAVMTNHMKSSIWGAKLKNKLDVANGELLVGLDTSTRNWRGRMYNSTGTMNSISLSSTDTRNIAMFSTFKKSFGALDLEVGARYDDTNIDVTDSSKTDRDYNELNGYIFSIYNLDEDTKVFASFGKSSRVPDARELYYSSTNHDLEATKNYEIDLGFEKTMGDFNIKSKLFYSKLDDYIYNMGAGVFENIDAKIYGASVNGYYLLNDEFILDYGLAYQRGKKDGNYADKDLAEIPPLKMNLSLTYQKDVSKFTTELVAVDNWNEYDSSANEQELDGYAVVNMKYDRDLNKNFILTLGVDNLFDKTYASTNTYQDIKYIATSGEQTLINDPGRYFYVNLKYTF
- the doeB2 gene encoding N(2)-acetyl-L-2,4-diaminobutanoate deacetylase DoeB2, giving the protein MYKSFDEVIDYAINFRHNLHKNPELKWEETNTSKNIRDILEQHDIPYKTYANTGTVGLLAQDKKGPHIALRGDIDALPLEEKTDVSYKSQKPQCMHACGHDGHTATLIATAIWLKQNEDKLPNPVSLVFQPAEEGGHGAKKMIEEGCLEGVDMIFGWHNWPAIKFGQAVCPNGTVMAGNGTFHIDVKGRGGHSSQPELCKDPVLASSAITIALQQIVARQIAPQDSVVVSVTSVDARGELTTIPDNAKIEGSIRVPTIELKQFVFEQIEKITKDVAKAYNVEVEIELRDRYQATINHEIQASMMREALKQTLGENWQSSIPTPIMASEDFSYYLNTIPGAFALIGSDDGVEKHQKPCHNVYYDFNDKLIKPASTTLMRLANFDFD
- a CDS encoding M24 family metallopeptidase, giving the protein MQAKLPFTKKEYIQRIRKVKAMMQQRRIDVLLATDPGNMNWLTGYDGWSFYVHQGVIISLDEEEPIWFGRLMDKNAALIKCYMKEENLYGYPEKYVQNLDEHPMTWIGENIINKKGWGKLNIATERDNYYYSAEAHFRLIATLPNASFINANNLVNWARGKKSKKEIEYMKIAGKITQKIHQRVLDIVRVGIPKSHVVSQIYETAIEGVDGFGGDYPSIVPLLPSGPDASASHITWDDRPFKKKEATFFEISGCYKRYHAPMSRTIFMGKPEQKFLDAEKALQEAIYAGLEEAKPGNRTCDIANAVDRVMKKFGIDRNDARCGYPIGVSYPPDWGERTCSLRASDLTVLEEGMTFHFMPGIWQDDWGMEITESILITENGAETLSDFPRKLFIK
- a CDS encoding NAD-dependent succinate-semialdehyde dehydrogenase; translated protein: MGYSNTHFKSINPYTQEVVYEIKMHTQQEAREILEKAQDVFETTWEDTSYEQRAELLNNVANEMKENLDYYALPMTEEMGKPINEARGEVNKAAWAAEHYAQFGKDYLKPEYLESDATESYVQYLPLGVTLGILPWNAPFWLAFRYLAPALMSGNACVMKHDSHTPLCAVKIVEAFEKAGAPKNLVQNLVIGHESLESVIRNPIVKGVSLTGSSKAGASVGAIAGSEIKPVVLELGGSDPAIVLADTTDLEKAADTIVLSRYINAGQSCIAAKRIIVEEPIYEEFIELLKTRFEKLKLGDPKDESTTIGPIARRELVEEMHNQVDRSVQAGARLVLGGQRHEGQGFFFPVTMLADVNPGMVVSCQETFGPIAAVIKAKDEKDAIKIANDTEYGLGGSIWTGDVEKGKKLAGKIVTGQVSVNGIVKSDPRLPSGGVKKSGLGKELGPHGIKMFVNTQQVWVGPAK